The sequence below is a genomic window from Phoenix dactylifera cultivar Barhee BC4 chromosome 8, palm_55x_up_171113_PBpolish2nd_filt_p, whole genome shotgun sequence.
GTTCCGAATCCGTGACCTCCCAACCTTCACTATCACCAATTCCGACGATCCCTACTATGTGATTCTCCTTGATTTCAGAGAGACCTTTGATATGTTGGACCGGAAACAAAGGAGCTCGAAGCCAAGAATCATGATGAATACCTTCGAGGCATTAGAGGCTGATGCAATCAAGGCAGTCGGTAACGTGGAGCTCATCACCCTAGGGCCGCTCGTACCGTCCCTTCCTTTGCTTGGAATGGATTCAAAAGATAAGGATCTTTTCAAACCGGATGACAAGGGGTACATGGAATGGTTGGACTCGAAGCCGGAGAGGTCGGTGGTGTATGTGTCTTTCGGCAGCATCGCGGTGATGAAGAAGCAGCAACTGGAGGAGGTTTTGAGGGGGCTGAGGGAGAGTGGGAGGGCTTACCTGTGGGTGGTGCGGAAGGACGGCAGAGAGGAAGGAGTCGAGCTCGAAGACGAGGAGAACGGGATGGTGGTGGAGTGGTGCTCCCAAGTGAAGGTGCTGTCCCATCCCTCCGTAGGATGCTTCGTGACCCACTGCGGGTGGAATTCGACATTGGAGAGCTTGGTGTGCGGCGTGCCGACTGTAGGGGTGCCGCAGTGGTCGGACCAAGGGACAAATGCGAAGCTCGTGGAGACGTGGGGGACGGGGGTGAGGACCGAGGTCGACAAAGAGGGAGTGTTAGAGGGGAGAGAGTTGAGGAGGTGCTTGGAGGTTGTCAtgggagaaggggagagaggggTGGAGATCAGAAAAAGGGCAGAGATTTGGAAAAACAAAGCACAGGAGGCCATCCGTGAAGGTGGGTCGTCAGATGTGAACCTCAGGGCTTTTTTGGAGCAAATTGCAAGCAACAATTAAGATTTGAGAATGTCATCACAAATGTCCAAATTATTTTGTGTTTCAAGTTTATTTAACCATGTGCCAGGAAGACTTAACTTAATGCAATATACCAAGATATATAAAGTGTGTTTCAAGCCTTATTTAATGGTGTGTACTCGGTAAATACTAAATAAATTCTTATCTATGTGATTCTCATatgaaaatttaataattttttaaacaatttcatcacctagctagaaaatttgttagatagATAAATAAAAATTGAGAGGGTGCATGTAATCATAAGCAGCATACCATGGACTTCATCTTTTAGAGATGATTGGCAGAGTAATTGAGGATATTAACTGTGTGCCAAGATATAATAAGTAAATATCAGGCTCGATTAACTATGTTCAAATCTTTTATAAATGTGTACCAAGCTTACTTAATTGTGTACTAGGAAGACTTAAATGTGTGCCAGGCTATATTAACTGTGTTCTAAGCTTACTTAACTATGTGTCAGAAATACTTAATTGTGTCCCAGGCTATCTAAAGTGTGTTCCAAGTCGGGGAGCACCTAAGGAGAGAGTTAGGTTGCTGCCGGTTTCAAGGAGCACGTGTCCAGATGTGAGGGTTTGGAGTTCCTCTGGCAGTCCCAGAGTCCGTGTGAGAGACATTTACCACACCCTTCAGAGTGAGCAGCACACAGTATAGGATTGCGGTTGAATCTCGAGGTTCGGTCTCCCCCCACGGGTGGCCATATTTCTCTAAAAGATGGTTTGGGGCAGGTTGCCAATGAGGTTAGTGCTGTGCGAGTGGGGACTGGACTTCATCCTCAGTACCCAGGGTGCCAGTTGGAGGAGACAGTGGACCACGCTTTGTTCCAGTATGTGCGTGCTAGGAGGGTATGGGGGCTCGTTGACATCCCATCAGATGTGCGGAGCCATTCAGGCCCTTTCTTGCAAGTACTTAGACAGTGGGTCATCGCCCCTCAAACTCGGCAAGTGGCCATTGTGGCGGTTTATACAGCTTACCACATCTTACTAGCCAAGAATGCCCGAACATTTGGAGAGACCAGTCCTTCATCCAGGCTTGTCATGGAGCGGGCCTGAGTTCAAGCGGCAGAGGTCACCCACATTGGTCCATTGGATGGGCCTTTGATAACTCGGGCCACCTAGGGCTTTATTTCTGCTCTTGTAGTGCCTCAGATGGTATTTTTCACCTAGGAGCTCCGACCCCtgagttttctcaaggtcaaaTTCGATGGATGCGTGTTTGAAGGTGGCAAGAGTAGTGGTGCATGCTTCATCATCGGGGGCCCAGATTTTCAGGTGATTGCTGCTGGCAGGTGTCAGATCTTTGACACCTCCATTTCGGAGGCGGAGTTGAGAGCGGCGTAGGCTGGCTTAGGGTATACATGGCGTGTGCTATGAGCTAGAGCGGTCCTACTGGAGG
It includes:
- the LOC103708642 gene encoding phloretin 4'-O-glucosyltransferase-like; amino-acid sequence: MEHRPQHFLIVAYPAQGHINPALHLARRLASTTGAHVTFSTAISAHRRMFPALSKPDEEVEDGLLSYIPFSNGYDNGFKAGTGTENAQDFVSKFKLVGSRTLSTIIANLAARDRPVTCMIHTMLFMSWAADVAYDHGVPPVVYWIQPAAVFAIYYHYFHGFEELITSHSQDPLFTVNFPGLPPFRIRDLPTFTITNSDDPYYVILLDFRETFDMLDRKQRSSKPRIMMNTFEALEADAIKAVGNVELITLGPLVPSLPLLGMDSKDKDLFKPDDKGYMEWLDSKPERSVVYVSFGSIAVMKKQQLEEVLRGLRESGRAYLWVVRKDGREEGVELEDEENGMVVEWCSQVKVLSHPSVGCFVTHCGWNSTLESLVCGVPTVGVPQWSDQGTNAKLVETWGTGVRTEVDKEGVLEGRELRRCLEVVMGEGERGVEIRKRAEIWKNKAQEAIREGGSSDVNLRAFLEQIASNN